A window of the Bombina bombina isolate aBomBom1 chromosome 3, aBomBom1.pri, whole genome shotgun sequence genome harbors these coding sequences:
- the LOC128651975 gene encoding uncharacterized protein LOC128651975: protein MEEEEAALESDDGSTTSGHLDSAPAQSQTPPRAHTPDHGHTSAHTQSPSHHQTHDHAPTTASPSHISYPVPPKKRPYTPLRRSPRILARTAAQTQTPHSPAVRPTLEQQLTTPQAIPIPPRANPIPSPCLNLHCPGCQIVLPRHSCKYHSKYTL, encoded by the exons atggaggaggaagaggctgccttggagtctgatg atggatccaccacttctggtcatctggattccgcccctgcccagtcacagacccctccccgtgcacacacccctgaccatggccacacctctgcacacacccagagcccttcccatcaccaaacccatgaccatgccccgaccactgccagcccttcccatatttcatatcctgtccctcccaaaaaacgcccatacaccccccttcgccgctctccccgtattctggcccgtacagctgcccagacccaaactccccactccccagctgtacggcctaccctggagcagcagctcaccactccccaagccattcccatccctccccgagccaatcccatcccttccccctgtttaaaccttcattgtcctgggtgtcagattgtccttcccaggcacagctgtaagtatcattctaaatacactttataa